Proteins co-encoded in one Saccharomyces mikatae IFO 1815 strain IFO1815 genome assembly, chromosome: 14 genomic window:
- the PDR17 gene encoding phosphatidylinositol transporter (similar to Saccharomyces cerevisiae PDR17 (YNL264C); ancestral locus Anc_1.91) — MGLFSRKRDHTPAVPKEKLIPCDKIFLEPPAKYGNATPPEPLLEDQNEKYRAVLRHFQDDSLKLPENLNDLDNGTHVNARPLTDWEKFWLSRECLLRYLRANKWNTANAIKGVTKTLVWRREVGLTHGKEDKDPLTAEKVAVENETGKEVILGFDNAKRPLYYMKNGRQNTESSFRQVQQLIYMMETAVTVAPQGVEKVTVLVDFKSYKEPGIITDKAPPISIARMCLNVMQDHYPERLGKCVLINIPWFAWAFLKMMYPFLDPATKAKAIFDEPFENHIEPSQLDALYNGLLDFKYKHEVYWPDMVKKVDDLRLKHFDRFLKFGGIVGLSEYDTKGQHDELKYPVDMVIQ; from the coding sequence ATGGgtcttttttcaagaaaacggGATCATACGCCTGCTGTGCCTAAGGAGAAACTTATTCCATGTGATAAGATATTCTTGGAACCTCCTGCCAAGTATGGTAACGCTACTCCACCGGAACCACTCTTGGAAGATCAAAATGAGAAATATAGAGCTGTCTTGCGACATTTCCAGGACGATAGCCTGAAATTGCCAGAGAATCTCAATGATCTTGATAATGGGACTCATGTTAATGCAAGACCTTTAACTGATTGGGAAAAATTTTGGCTCTCTAGAGAGTGTTTGTTAAGGTACCTGAGAGCTAATAAATGGAACACCGCCAACGCTATCAAGGGTGTAACCAAAACTTTGGTCTGGAGGAGGGAAGTTGGGCTTACACACGGtaaagaagataaagaCCCTCTAACTGCAGAGAAAGTCGCGGTTGAGAATGAAACAGGTAAAGAAGTTATCTTAGGCTTCGATAACGCCAAAAGACCTCTCTATTACATGAAGAATGGTCGTCAAAACACAGAATCCTCGTTTAGACAAGTTCAACAATTGATCTATATGATGGAGACTGCAGTAACTGTGGCTCCACAAGGAGTGGAAAAAGTCACGGTCTTAGTAGATTTTAAAAGCTATAAAGAGCCAGGTATTATTACTGATAAAGCTCCACCTATTTCAATTGCTAGGATGTGTCTGAACGTTATGCAAGATCATTATCCTGAAAGGTTGGGTAAATGTGTCTTAATTAACATCCCATGGTTTGCATGGGCTTTTTTAAAAATGATGTATCCGTTCCTTGACCCTGCGACTAAAGCGAAAGCTATCTTCGACGAACCATTTGAAAACCACATAGAACCATCTCAGTTAGATGCTCTATACAATGGTCTGTTGGATTTCAAATATAAACATGAAGTTTACTGGCCGGACATGGTTAAGAAAGTTGACGATTTACGATTGAAACattttgatagatttttAAAGTTTGGAGGCATTGTTGGATTAAGTGAATATGATACCAAGGGCCAACATGACGAATTGAAATATCCTGTTGATATGGTCATTCAATGA
- the YIF1 gene encoding protein transporter YIF1 (similar to Saccharomyces cerevisiae YIF1 (YNL263C); ancestral locus Anc_1.93), with protein sequence MSYNPYAYVTSEQNGVNDRFVHTPQQQQPIQIPRNMPMNGQVNANTNANMNGGGGSSSFPFQDPRGSMAFQLGQSAFSNFIGQDNFNQFQETVNKATSNAAGSQQISTYFQVSTRYVINKLKLILVPFLNGTKNWQRIMDSGNFLPPRDDVNSPDMYMPIMGLVTYILIWNTQQGLKGSFNPEDLYYKLSSTLAFVCLDLSILKLGLYLLIDTKIPSFSLVELLCYVGYKFVPLILAQLLTNVTMPFNLTLFVKFYLFIAFGVFLLRSVKFNLLSRSGAEDDDIHVSISKSTVKKCNYFLFVYGFIWQNVLMWLMG encoded by the coding sequence ATGTCTTACAATCCGTATGCGTATGTAACAAGCGAGCAGAATGGCGTTAACGATCGTTTTGTTCACACCccacaacagcaacaaccaATACAAATTCCCAGAAATATGCCAATGAATGGCCAAGTTAATGCAAATACGAACGCAAATATGAATGGTGGCGGCGGCAGCAGCAGCTTTCCATTCCAAGATCCTCGTGGTTCTATGGCATTCCAACTGGGACAGAGTGCGTTTTCCAACTTTATTGGCCAGGACAACTTCAATCAGTTCCAAGAAACGGTCAATAAAGCGACTTCAAACGCTGCTGGCTCTCAACAAATTTCCACGTACTTTCAGGTCAGCACACGTTATGTGATCAATAAATTGAAACTCATTTTAGTTCCCTTCCTTAATGGCACCAAAAATTGGCAGCGGATTATGGACTCTGGCAACTTTTTGCCACCAAGGGATGACGTGAACTCTCCAGATATGTATATGCCTATAATGGGATTAGTTACCTACATTCTCATCTGGAATACTCAGCAAGGTCTGAAGGGTTCGTTCAATCCAGAAGATTTATACTACAAGCTTTCTTCTACTCTGGCGTTTGTCTGTCTAGACCTATCCATATTGAAACTCGGCCTGTATCTTTTGATTGACACCAAGATTCCCAGCTTTAGTTTGGTCGAACTGTTGTGTTATGTTGGTTACAAGTTTGTTCCATTGATCCTTGCTCAGCTGTTGACTAATGTGACAATGCCATTCAATTTGACTCTTTTCGTGAAGTTTTACTTGTTTATTGCCTTCGGAGTATTTCTACTAAGATCCGTCAAGTTCAATTTGCTAAGCCGTTCCGGTGCCGAAGACGACGATATACATGTATCGATCAGCAAATCAACCGTCAAGAAGTGCAATTACTTCCTATTTGTCTACGGTTTCATTTGGCAAAACGTTCTAATGTGGCTAATGGGGTGA
- the POL2 gene encoding DNA polymerase epsilon catalytic subunit (similar to Saccharomyces cerevisiae POL2 (YNL262W); ancestral locus Anc_1.94) yields the protein MFGKGKNRGGSSTARYSTSNKYNSLSNNYALSAQQLLKASKIDDIDSMMGFERYVPPQYNGKFDEKDIDVIPGRVGWLTNMHATLVSQETLSGGGNGGGNTTNGERIATNQGVSGVDFYFLDEEGGSFKSTVVYDPYFFIACNDESRVNDVEELVKKYLESCLKSLQIIRKEDLTMDNHLLGLQKTLLKLSFVNSNQLFEARKLLRPILQDNANNKVQRNIYNAATSGTEKVDAKHLIEDIREYDVPYHVRVSIDKDIRVGKWYKITQQGFIEDTRKIAFADPVVMAFDIETTKPPLKFPDSAVDQIMMISYMIDGEGFLITNREIISEDIEDFEYTPRPEYPGYFTIFNENDEVALLQRFFEHIRDVRPTVISTFNGDFFDWPFIHNRSKIHGLDMYDEIGFAPDAEGEYKSSYCSHMDCFRWVKRDSYLPQGSQGLKAVTQSKLGYNPIELDPELMTPYAFEKPQHLSEYSVSDAVATYYLYMKYVHPFIFSLCTIIPLNPDETLRKGTGTLCEMLLMVQAYQHNILLPNKHTDPIERFYDGHLLESETYVGGHVESLEAGVFRSDLKNEFKIDPAAIDELLCELPQALKFSVEVENKSSMDKVTNFEEIKSQITQKLLDLKENSLRNELPLIYHVDVASMYPNIMTTNRLQPDSIKTERDCASCDFNRPGKSCSRKLKWAWRGEFFPAKMDEYNMIKRALQNETFPNKNKFSKKKVLTFDELSYADQVLHIKKRLTEYSRKVYHRVKVSEVVEREAIVCQRENPFYVDTVKSFRDRRYEFKGLAKTWKGNLSKIDPSDKHARDEAKKMIVLYDSLQLAHKVILNSFYGYVMRKGSRWYSMEMAGITCLTGATIIQMARALVERVGRPLELDTDGIWCILPKSFPETYFFTLENGKKLYLSYPCSMLNYRVHQKFTNHQYQELKDPLNYIYKTHSENTIFFEVDGPYKAMILPSSKEEGKGIKKRYAVFNEDGSLAELKGFELKRRGELQLIKNFQSDIFKVFLEGDTLEGCYGAVANVCNRWLDVLDSRGLMLEDEDLVSLICENRSMSKTLKEYEGQKSTSITTARRLGDFLGEDMVKDKGLQCKYIISSKPFNAPVTERAIPVAIFSAEIPIKRSFLRRWTLDPSLEDLDIRTIIDWGYYRERLGSAIQKIITIPAALQGIPNPVPRVEHPDWLKRKISIKEDKFKQTSLSKFFSKTKDIPTMGKIKDIEDLFESTVEEESAKIKMARTTKKVGSKRKRYQLANEEDPLVLPAKIPSMDEDYVGWLNYQKIKWKIQARDRKRRNQLFGNTSSSRERSALGSMIRKQAESYANSTWEVLQYKESIEPGALDVFVTINGKVQNITFHIPKTIYMKFKTQAIPLQKIKNCLIEKSSALLPNNPKISNPTSGQLFKITLPESVFLEEKENCTSIFNDENVLGVFEGTIKSHQRAIMNLGASVTFRSKAMGALGKGIQQGFEMKDLSMAENERYLNGFSMDVSYLLHFPTSIGYEFFSLFKSWENTITILVLKPSNQAQEISIPSLEQIYKQMFEKKKGRIEKFSYLVDIKENVNFEFAYFTDISKLYRRLSQEITKLKEEKGLQFLLLLQSPFITKLLGTIRLLNQIPVVQLSLNEISLPQLNWQSTLLMKIVNHVLSSGSWISHLIKLSQYSNIPICNLRLDNMDYVIDILYARKLKHENIVLWWNEKAPLPDHGGVQNDFDLNTSWIMNDSEFPDINNPGAYDNVVLDVSVDNLTVNTILTSALINDAEGSDLVNTSINIDDNNVSNSSSDFVQDAFSNDALNVLRGILKEWWDEALKGNATADLLVNSLASWVQNPNAKLFDGLLKYHVHNLTKKALLQLVNEFSTLGSTIVYAERNQILIKTNKYSPENCYAYSQYMMKAVRTNPMFSYLDLNIKRYWDLLIWMNKFNFSGLACGEIEDKEKQDYNAFSQWQLKKFLSPIYQPEFEDWMMIILDSMLKTKQNYLKSNSGTQRPTQLINIKKQDKEDSVENSLNGFSHLFSKPLMKRIKKLFRNQQEFILDPQYEADYVIPVLPGSHLDMKNPLLELIKSLCHVMLLSQSTTLEIRALRKELLKIFELREFAKVAEFTDPSSSLVVPDFLCEHCFFISDIDFCKAAPESLFSCMRCHKGFNKVLLQEHLIQKLRSDIESYLIQDLRCSRCHKVKRDYMSAHCPCAGAWEGTISRDIIVQKLHVYKQVAKYYSFEILYSSITDLSI from the coding sequence ATGTTTGGCAAGGGAAAGAATAGAGGCGGATCGTCCACTGCAAGATATTCGACCAGCAATAAGTACAACTCACTCTCAAACAATTATGCGCTTAGCGCGCAACAACTATTAAAAGCCAGTAAAATCGATGACATCGATTCAATGATGGGGTTTGAAAGATACGTACCGCCGCAATACAATGGTAAGTTTGACGAGAAGGATATAGATGTAATTCCAGGCCGTGTTGGGTGGCTGACGAACATGCACGCGACTTTGGTTTCTCAGGAAACGTTATCCGGTGGCGGTAATGGCGGCGGCAATACAACTAATGGGGAACGTATAGCGACTAATCAAGGAGTTTCTGGAGTTGACTTCTACTTTCtagatgaagaaggtgGAAGTTTCAAGTCGACAGTTGTGTATGATCCATACTTCTTTATTGCGTGTAACGATGAATCAAGAGTCAATGATGTGGAGGAACtagtgaaaaaatacttaGAATCTTGTCTCAAAAGCCTACAGATTATCAGGAAAGAAGACCTTACCATGGACAACCACCTTTTAGGATTGCAGAAGACGCTCCTTAAATTATCATTTGTAAATTCCAATCAGTTATTCGAGGCCAGGAAGCTATTGAGGCCCATCTTACAAGATAATGCCAATAATAAGGTGCAAAGAAACATATATAATGCAGCTACAAGTGGCACAGAAAAAGTGGATGCTAAACATCTGATCGAAGACATTAGAGAGTATGATGTACCGTATCATGTCCGAGTGTCTATAGACAAGGATATCAGAGTTGGTAAATGGTATAAGATAACTCAACAGGgctttattgaagataCCAGGAAAATTGCGTTTGCCGACCCGGTGGTCATGGCGTTTGATATAGAAACCACAAAACCGCCCTTAAAGTTTCCGGATTCGGCGGTAGATCagataatgatgatttCGTATATGATAGACGGAGAGGGGTTTTTAATAACAAATAGAGAAATAATATCcgaagatattgaagacTTTGAATATACGCCAAGACCGGAATATCCTGGATATTTCACTATATTCAACGAAAACGATGAAGTAGCGCTTTTGCAAAGGTTTTTTGAACATATAAGAGACGTACGACCTACTGTAATATCCACGTTTAAtggtgatttttttgattggCCTTTTATACATAACAGAAGCAAGATTCACGGTTTGGATATGTACGATGAAATTGGGTTCGCGCCAGATGCAGAAGGTGAGTACAAGTCATCATACTGCTCTCATATGGATTGTTTCCGTTGGGTGAAGCGTGATTCATATTTACCACAAGGCTCTCAAGGTTTGAAAGCTGTTACTCAATCTAAGTTAGGTTATAACCCAATAGAGTTAGATCCCGAACTAATGACGCCGTATGCATTTGAAAAGCCACAACACCTCTCTGAATATTCTGTTTCTGATGCCGTCGCTACGTACTATCTTTACATGAAATATGTCCATCCATTTATCTTTTCCCTCTGTACAATTATTCCTTTGAATCCGGATGAAACCTTAAGAAAGGGTACTGGTACTTTATGCGAAATGTTATTGATGGTTCAAGCTTACCAACATAATATCCTCCTACCAAATAAGCATACAGATCCAATTGAAAGATTCTATGACGGACATCTGCTAGAATCAGAGACTTACGTGGGTGGACATGTAGAGTCATTGGAAGCTGGTGTTTTCAGAAGcgatttgaagaatgaaTTCAAGATAGATCCTGCTGCCATTGATGAATTATTATGTGAGTTACCACAAGCTTTAAAGTTTAGCGttgaagtagaaaataAGTCCAGTATGGACAAAGTAACGAATTTTGAGGAAATTAAAAGCCAAATAACACAGAAGCTTTTAGATTTAAAGGAAAATAGTTTAAGAAACGAGCTACCTCTGATTTACCATGTGGATGTCGCCTCTATGTACCCAAATATTATGACCACTAATAGATTACAACCAGACAGTATTAAAACAGAGCGTGATTGTGCTAGTTGTGATTTCAACAGGCCTGGCAAATCTTGTTCGAGGAAACTAAAATGGGCTTGGAGAGGGGAGTTTTTTCCAGCTAAGATGGATGAGTATAATATGATCAAACGTGctttacaaaatgaaaCTTTCCCCAACAAAAACAAGTtctctaaaaaaaaagtcttgACATTTGATGAATTAAGTTATGCAGACCAAGTTCTTCACATAAAGAAACGTCTTACCGAATACTCAAGAAAGGTTTATCATAGGGTTAAAGTATCGGAAGTCGTTGAGAGAGAAGCTATTGTTTGCCAAAGAGAAAATCCGTTCTATGTTGATACCGTGAAATCCTTCCGTGATAGACGTTACGAATTCAAGGGCTTAGCCAAAACTTGGAAAGGAAATTTATCCAAGATTGATCCATCAGACAAGCATGCCAGAGATGaagccaaaaaaatgattgtGCTTTATGATTCTTTGCAGTTGGCGCATAAAGTCATTTTAAATTCGTTTTATGGGTACGTTATGAGAAAAGGTTCACGTTGGTATTCTATGGAAATGGCAGGTATTACGTGTTTGACAGGTGCTACAATAATCCAAATGGCCAGAGCCTTGGTAGAAAGGGTAGGAAGGCCGTTAGAGTTAGATACAGATGGTATTTGGTGCATTCTACCAAAGTCTTTCCCCGAAACTTACTTTTTTACATTAGAAAATGGTAAAAAGCTTTACCTGTCATATCCATGTTCCATGTTGAATTATAGGGTCCACCAAAAGTTTACTAATCACCAATATCAAGAACTGAAAGACCCATTAAACTATATATACAAGACCCATAGCGAAaatacaattttttttgaagttgaTGGTCCATACAAAGCTATGATTTTGCCTAGTTCTAAGGAAGAAGGGAAAGgtattaaaaaaagatatgcTGTTTTCAATGAAGATGGTTCGCTTGCCGAATTAAAAGGTTTTGAACTAAAGAGACGTGGTGAATTGCAACTAATCAAGAATTTCCAAAGTGATAtttttaaagtttttttggAGGGTGACACATTGGAAGGTTGTTACGGTGCTGTGGCAAATGTGTGTAACCGTTGGCTAGACGTTTTGGATTCCCGTGGTCTTatgttagaagatgaagatttgGTCAGTTTAATTTGCGAAAATAGGAGTATGTCGAAAACACTAAAGGAATATGAAGGACAAAAATCCACCTCTATTACAACAGCAAGGAGATTAGGAGATTTTTTGGGTGAAGATATGGTTAAAGATAAAGGTCTACAATGTAAATATATTATTAGTTCAAAACCTTTCAATGCCCCTGTTACTGAACGAGCTATTCCAGTCGCAATATTCTCAGCAGAAATTCCTATCAAGAGATCTTTCCTCAGACGTTGGACATTAGATCCCTCTTTGGAGGATTTAGATATCAGAACCATTATTGACTGGGGTTACTACAGAGAGAGACTCGGGTCTGCTATTCAGAAGATTATCACTATTCCAGCTGCATTACAAGGAATCCCCAATCCTGTACCCAGAGTAGAACATCCCGATTggctgaaaagaaaaatctctATAAAAGAGGATAAATTTAAGCAAACTTCGCTAAGcaaattcttttccaagACCAAAGATATACCAACAATGGGAAAAATAAAGGACATCGAAGATTTATTTGAATCGActgtagaagaagagagcGCTAAAATCAAAATGGCAAGAACTACCAAGAAAGTTGGATctaagagaaaaagatatcAACTAgcaaatgaagaagatccACTGGTATTGCCAGCAAAAATTCCCTCTATGGATGAGGACTATGTGGGATGGCTAaactatcaaaaaattaaatgGAAAATCCAGGCCAGAGATAGAAAGCGTAGAAATCAATTATTTGGCAATACAAGCAGTTCTCGCGAAAGAAGTGCGCTTGGAAGTATGATCAGGAAACAAGCTGAATCTTATGCTAACTCCACCTGGGAAGTCTTACAGTACAAGGAATCGATTGAGCCAGGAGCTTTGGATGTTTTTGTAACAATTAATGGCAAAGTCCAGAATATCACTTTCCATATACCAAAAACTATCTATATGAAGTTCAAAACTCAAGCAATACCGTTACAAAAGATTAAGAACTGtcttattgaaaaatcctCTGCATTGTTGCCAAATAATCCTAAAATATCCAATCCCACAAGTGGCCAGTTATTCAAAATTACTCTGCCTGAATCAGTTTTTCTCgaagagaaggaaaattgTACAAGCATCTTCAATGACGAGAATGTACTTGGTGTATTTGAGGGCACTATTAAATCACATCAACGAGCAATTATGAATTTGGGTGCATCAGTAACGTTTCGTTCAAAGGCGATGGGCGCGTTGGGTAAGGGGATACAACAGGGTTTTGAAATGAAAGATCTTTCAATGGCAGAAAATGAGAGGTACTTAAATGGATTTTCGATGGATGTTAGTTATTTACTACATTTTCCAACGTCAATCGgatatgaatttttttcattattcaaGTCGTGGGAGAATACTATCACTATATTAGTTTTGAAACCATCTAATCAAGCCCAGGAAATAAGTATTCCATCGCTGGAACAAATCTACAAACAAATgtttgagaaaaagaagggtagaatagaaaaattttcttacTTGGttgatataaaagaaaatgtcaATTTCGAGTTTGCTTACTTTACAGATATCTCAAAATTGTACAGGAGATTATCACAGGAAATTACTAaactaaaagaagaaaaaggtttACAATTTCTGCTTTTGTTGCAATCACCGTTCATTACCAAACTCTTGGGCACTATTCGTCTTTTAAATCAGATACCAGTTGTTCAACTTTCATTAAATGAGATTTCGCTTCCACAACTAAATTGGCAATCAACACtattaatgaaaatagTTAATCACGTTTTATCGAGTGGTTCTTGGATTTCTCATTTGATCAAGTTATCTCAATACAGTAATATTCCGATTTGTAATTTAAGGTTGGATAATATGGATTATGTCATCGACATTCTTTATGCAAGAAAACTAAAACATGAAAACATAGTTCTCTGGTGGAATGAGAAAGCACCACTACCGGATCATGGCGGTGTTCAAAATGACTTTGACTTGAATACGTCATGGATCATGAATGATTCGGAATTTCCCGACATTAATAATCCAGGTGCCTATGATAATGTGGTATTAGATGTAAGTGTCGATAATTTAACAGTGAATACAATTTTGACGTCAGCATTGATCAATGATGCTGAAGGCAGTGATCTGGTTAACACTAGTAtaaatattgatgataacaATGTTAGTAACTCTTCATCCGACTTCGTACAGGACGCCTTTTCTAATGATGCTTTAAATGTTTTGAGAGGCATACTAAAAGAGTGGTGGGATGAAGCTTTAAAGGGCAACGCAACCGCAGATTTGTTGGTGAACTCACTAGCAAGCTGGGTTCAAAATCCTAATGCAAAATTATTTGACGGGTTATTGAAATATCATGTCCATAACTTAACTAAGAAAGCATTACTTCAGCTGGTGAATGAATTCAGTACACTTGGCTCAACCATTGTTTATGcagaaagaaatcaaattcTAATCAAGACAAATAAGTACTCACCCGAAAATTGTTACGCCTATAGTCAATATATGATGAAGGCAGTTAGAACAAATCCAATGTTCAGTTATTTGGACTTGAACATTAAGCGTTATTGGGACTTGTTAATATGGATGAACAAATTCAATTTCAGTGGGTTGGCATGTGGTGAGATAGAggataaagaaaagcagGATTATAACGCTTTTTCGCAATGGCAACTAAAGAAATTCCTGTCACCAATATATCAACCAGAGTTTGAGGATTGGATGATGATCATCTTAGACAGTATGCTTAAGACGAAACAGAATTACTTGAAGTCGAATTCAGGAACGCAAAGACCGACTCAATTAATTAACATCAAAAAGCAAGATAAGGAAGATAGCGTTGAGAACTCATTGAATGGGTTTTCGcatcttttttccaagccgttgatgaaaagaatcAAAAAACTTTTCAGAAATCAGCAAGAGTTCATTTTGGACCCACAATATGAGGCAGACTATGTTATACCTGTTCTTCCTGGTTCCCATTTGGACATGAAGAATCCTCTTTTAGAACTTATCAAATCACTCTGCCATGTTATGTTGCTTTCGCAGAGTACAACTTTAGAAATAAGAGCcttgagaaaagaattgctgaaaatatttgaattGCGCGAGTTTGCTAAAGTAGCGGAATTCACAGATCCAAGTTCTAGTCTAGTGGTACCAGATTTTCTGTGCGAACACTGTTTTTTCATATCTGACATTGACTTTTGTAAGGCAGCTCCTgaatctcttttttcatgCATGAGATGCCATAAAGGCTTCAATAAAGTGCTGCTGCAAGAACATTTGATCCAGAAACTACGTTCAGATATTGAATCTTACTTGATTCAAGACTTGAGATGCTCCAGATGCCATAAAGTAAAGCGTGACTATATGAGTGCACACTGTCCCTGTGCTGGAGCATGGGAAGGAACCATTTCTAGGGATATCattgttcaaaaattaCATGTATACAAGCAAGTAGCCAAATATTACAGTTTTGAGATATTATACAGCTCCATTACTGATCTGAGCATCTGA
- the ORC5 gene encoding origin recognition complex subunit 5 (similar to Saccharomyces cerevisiae ORC5 (YNL261W); ancestral locus Anc_1.95) gives MNVITPEVAFREYQIKCLTSYISSDPDITPSNLILQGYSGTGKSHTLKEYFNANPDLHTVWLEPVELVSWKPLLQAIARTVQYKLKNLYPDIPTIDYDPLQVEEPFLLVKTLHNIFAQYESLHEKTCLFLILDGFDSLQDIDAALFNKYIKLKELLPRDSKIDLKFIYTMLETSFLQRYSTHCIPTIMFPRYNVDEVSTILVMSRCGELVENSCLRKRIIEEQITDCTDDQFQNVAANFIHLIVQAFHSYTGNDIFALNDLIDFKWPKYVSCITKENIFEPLTLYKSAIKLFLSTDDDLGTNEQDGIVVNIDHDELTDNQTYDLSIISKYLLIASYICSYLEPRYDASIFSRKTRIIQGRAAYGRRKKKEVNPRYLQPSLFAIERLLAIFQAIFPMQGKAESGSLSALREEPLMKANIEVFQNLSELHTLKLIATTMNKNIDYLSPKVRWKVNVPWEIIKEISESVQFDIGDYFSDIHE, from the coding sequence ATGAATGTTATCACCCCGGAAGTTGCTTTTAGGGAATATCAAATCAAATGTCTCACATCTTATATTTCTTCTGATCCTGATATCACCCCTTCAAATTTGATATTGCAAGGTTATAGCGGAACAGGAAAATCCCACACTTTGAAGGAATATTTTAATGCTAATCCAGATTTGCATACGGTATGGTTGGAACCGGTTGAGTTGGTTTCGTGGAAACCTTTACTGCAGGCAATAGCACGTACTGTACAATATAAACTGAAGAACCTATATCCTGACATTCCCACCATAGACTACGACCCATTACAGGTTGAAGAACCATTTCTTTTAGTAAAGACATTGCATAATATTTTTGCACAATATGAGTCACTCCACGAAAAAACTTGCTTGTTCTTAATATTGGATGGTTTCGATAGTTTACAGGATATAGACGCAGCATTGTTTAACAAATATATCAAGCTTAAAGAATTACTTCCAAGAGACTCTAAAATTGATCTAAAGTTCATCTACACGATGTTAGAGACGTCTTTCTTGCAGAGATATTCCACACATTGCATTCCAACTATCATGTTCCCGAGGTATAATGTGGATGAAGTATCTACTATACTAGTGATGTCAAGATGCGGTGAGTTAGTCGAGAATTCTTGCCTGCGTAAGCGTATCATCGAAGAGCAGATAACAGATTGTACGGATGACCAATTCCAAAATGTGGCCGCAAACTTCATTCACTTGATTGTACAGGCATTTCATTCCTACACGGGCAATGATATATTTGCATTGAATGATCTAATTGACTTTAAATGGCCCAAATATGTGTCTTGCATCACGAAGGAAAACATATTTGAACCGCTGACTTTGTACAAGAGTGCCATCAAGCTATTTTTGAGCACAGATGATGATTTAGGTACAAATGAACAAGACGGAATTGTTGTGAACATAGACCATGATGAACTTACTGACAACCAGACGTACGATTTATCAATAATCTCCAAATATCTGCTTATAGCCTCATATATTTGTTCGTACCTGGAACCTAGATATGATGCAAGTATCTTCTCAAGGAAAACACGTATCATACAAGGGAGAGCAGCTTATGGAcgaaggaagaaaaaggaggTAAATCCAAGGTATTTGCAGCCTTCTCTATTTGCTATTGAAAGGCTACTAGCTATCTTTCAAGCAATATTCCCTATGCAAGGTAAGGCAGAAAGTGGTTCTCTATCTGCACTTCGTGAAGAACCCTTAATGAAAGCTAATATTGAggttttccaaaatttatCAGAATTGCATACGTTAAAACTAATTGCTACAACTATGAACAAGAATATAGATTATTTGAGCCCCAAAGTAAGGTGGAAGGTAAATGTTCCTTGGGAAATCATCAAGGAAATATCAGAGTCTGTCCAATTTGACATCGGTGATTACTTCAGCGATATTCACGAATGA
- the LTO1 gene encoding ribosome biosynthesis protein LTO1 (similar to Saccharomyces cerevisiae YNL260C; ancestral locus Anc_1.97) gives MDFDELLNLEEQYYQEGFCEGQNENIKQSFLEGKQYGLQVGFQRFVLLGQMEGMCDVIESYGLHNPILEKNIQTIRTSMKGIKMNNDDESVVEFEKKFVKLKNKFRTILITLQRLNKDKKDGVLTFEAFEDVSRAIAGEIRGFVENEDTNKKNSTQDQAQSW, from the coding sequence ATGGATTTTGATGAGTTATTAAACCTAGAAGAGCAATATTACCAGGAAGGTTTTTGTGAAGGGCAAAATGAGAATATAAAGCAGAGCTTTTTGGAAGGCAAACAGTATGGTTTACAAGTAGGATTCCAAAGATTTGTGCTGCTAGGGCAAATGGAGGGTATGTGTGATGTTATAGAATCATATGGACTACATAATCCTATACTCGAGAAGAATATTCAAACTATTCGCACTTCAATGAAAGGtataaaaatgaataacGATGATGAAAGTGTGGTGGAATTCGAGAAGAAGTTCgtaaagttgaaaaataagTTCAGAACAATTCTGATAACTCTTCAACGGTTAAATAAGGACAAAAAAGATGGTGTTCTAACGTTTGAGGCCTTTGAAGATGTTTCAAGGGCTATTGCTGGAGAGATCAGAGGTTTtgtagaaaatgaagacaccaataaaaagaacagtACGCAAGATCAGGCTCAATCCTGGTGA